A window from Drosophila subobscura isolate 14011-0131.10 chromosome O, UCBerk_Dsub_1.0, whole genome shotgun sequence encodes these proteins:
- the LOC117898441 gene encoding putative inorganic phosphate cotransporter — MEEDLEKVPRLGLRHLQAALLFIGLAANTILQLNVGVTVVAMTNATSINEDTPYYNWTESEKSYILSSFYWGSTLAQFPAGYLCKRFGSKAVLLLGTLGSALLSAATPHSIYAAGWQAFCLIRLLQGLCQVTWPCIHQHLANWAPEAERTRLGAFAYTGFDCGNVLAMYAAGTIASSPLGWPGISYASSGLALCWCLLWLLLGANRASEARFIGAAEKEYIMGDLQMQLSSKKRERRRVIPWRGIFTSAPFYALLCARCADTWGLATMQAELPAYLSGVLRLEMTSNAVFSALPFLLMWAMCYVYLIVADTLLQYKCLSLTALRKTYNSIALWAPASIMLAVGFVGVEQKSLALLLVTLSVGVSSAATIGSELNTIDLSPNHAGILAGILSTFTNLVALCTPLVVGVLVTDATQRSEWQLVFSLAAVVLFAGNVIYLIWGTAVTQPWNEPTEQQQLQLHDEEEEEQKPFKAARLEIQGAAAAGAGADEGVGLGLHCKDP, encoded by the exons ATGGAGGAGGATCTCGAAAAGG TGCCACGCCTTGGACTGAGGCACTTGCAGGCGGCGCTGCTGTTTATTGGACTGGCGGCCAACACAATTCTCCAGCTGAATGTGGGCGTGACCGTGGTGGCCATGACCAATGCCACATCGATCAATGAGGACACGCCC TACTACAACTGGACGGAGTCTGAGAAGTCCTACATCCTGTCCAGCTTCTATTGGGGCTCCACACTGGCCCAGTTCCCCGCCGGCTACCTGTGCAAGCGCTTCGGCTCGAAGGCCGTCCTGCTCTTGGGCACCCTGGGCTCGGCGCTGCTCAGTGCGGCGACACCGCACAGCATCTATGCGGCGGGCTGGCAGGCCTTCTGCCTGATTCGTCTGCTCCAGGGCCTGTGTCAGGTGACGTGGCCCTGCATCCACCAGCATTTGGCCAACTGGGCGCCCGAGGCGGAGCGAACGCGTCTCGGTGCCTTCGCCTACACGGGCTTCGACTGTGGCAATGTGCTGGCCATGTATGCGGCAGGGACGATAGCCAGTTCGCCGCTGGGCTGGCCGGGCATCAGTTATGCCTCCTCGGGCCTGGCGCTCTGCTGGtgcctgctgtggctgctgctgggcgccaATCGGGCCAGCGAGGCTCGCTTCATTGGCGCCGCCGAGAAGGAGTACATCATGGGCGATCTGCAGATGCAGCTGAGCTCCAAGAAGCGAGAGCGCAGGCGGGTCATACCCTGGCGTGGCATCTTCACCTCGGCGCCGTTCTATGCGCTGCTGTGTGCCCGCTGTGCGGACACTTGGGGCCTGGCCACCATGCAGGCGGAGTTGCCGGCGTATCTGAGCGGAGTCCTGCGCCTGGAGATGACCAGCAATGCGGTGTTCTCCGCACTGCCCTTCCTGCTCATGTGGGCCATGTGCTACGTGTACTTGATCGTGGCGGACACCCTGCTGCAGTACAAGTGCCTCAGTCTGACGGCGCTGAGGAAGACATACAACAGCATTGCCCTGTGGGCGCCCGCCTCCATTATGCTGGCCGTTGGCTTCGTGGGCGTGGAGCAAAagtcgctggcgctgctgctggtcacgCTGAGCGTGGGCGTGAGCAGTGCGGCGACAATTGGCAGCGAGCTCAACACGATTGACCTGTCGCCCAATCATGCCGGCATCCTCGCCGGCATCCTGAGCACCTTCACCAACCTGGTGGCCCTCTGCACGCCCCTCGTCGTGGGCGTGCTGGTCACGGATGCCACACAGCGCAGCGAGTGGCAGCTGGTCTTCAGCCTGGCGGCTGTCGTCCTCTTTGCTGGCAATGTGATCTATTTGATTTGGGGCACTGCCGTGACCCAGCCGTGGAACGAGCcgacggagcagcagcagctgcagctgcacgacgaggaggaggaggagcagaagcccTTCAAGGCTGCCCGACTGGAGatacaaggagcagcagcagcgggagcaggagcagacgAAGGTGTAGGATTAGGATTGCATTGTAAAGACCCATGA